A genome region from Pirellulales bacterium includes the following:
- the wecC gene encoding UDP-N-acetyl-D-mannosamine dehydrogenase has protein sequence MPSDTKVCVMGLGYIGLPTASILANKGYQVHGVDVRPEVVEIINRGQIHIEEPDLDILVRSAVNSGQLRAGTEPVPADVFIICVPTPIRDDHSPDLSYVETASRAIRPFVREGNLVILESTSPPHTTDKTVVPLALPEGLTPGSNVFVAHCPERVLPGRILLEAVQNDRVVGGVTPACAARAKQFYETFVNGHVLSTSAVAAEITKLVENSYRDVNIAFANELSVLCDQFEIDAWEIISLANRHPRVNILTPGPGVGGHCISVDPWFLVHASPEITRLIRTAREVNDAKPHHVVNQIVELARQFQSPRIGCLGLTYKADVDDLRESPSLEIVRELMARNVGEVLACDPYISSSRFSEFPLHPLSDVLARSQVLVLLTDHRQFRDVPRRVLQEKVVVDTRGIWR, from the coding sequence ATGCCGTCGGACACCAAAGTTTGCGTGATGGGACTGGGCTACATCGGTCTGCCGACGGCTAGCATCCTGGCCAACAAAGGCTATCAGGTGCATGGCGTCGACGTGCGGCCCGAGGTGGTGGAGATCATCAATCGCGGTCAGATCCATATCGAAGAGCCGGACCTGGACATCCTGGTTCGCTCGGCGGTGAACAGCGGACAGTTGCGGGCCGGCACGGAGCCAGTGCCAGCCGATGTGTTCATCATTTGCGTGCCAACGCCGATTCGCGACGACCACTCGCCCGATCTGTCGTATGTGGAGACCGCATCGCGGGCGATTCGCCCCTTTGTGCGGGAAGGCAACCTGGTGATTCTGGAATCGACCAGCCCGCCGCACACGACCGACAAGACCGTGGTGCCGCTGGCGCTACCCGAGGGGTTAACGCCGGGCAGCAATGTGTTTGTGGCGCACTGCCCGGAGCGGGTGCTGCCGGGACGCATCTTGCTGGAAGCGGTGCAGAACGACCGCGTGGTGGGGGGAGTGACCCCCGCGTGCGCGGCGCGCGCCAAGCAGTTTTACGAAACCTTTGTGAACGGTCATGTGCTGTCGACCAGCGCGGTGGCGGCCGAAATCACCAAGCTGGTCGAAAACAGCTACCGCGACGTGAACATCGCGTTCGCCAATGAGCTGTCGGTGCTGTGCGACCAATTCGAGATCGACGCGTGGGAGATCATTTCGCTGGCGAACCGGCATCCGCGGGTGAACATTTTGACCCCCGGCCCTGGCGTGGGGGGCCATTGCATCAGCGTTGATCCGTGGTTCTTGGTTCATGCGTCTCCCGAGATCACCCGGTTGATCCGCACGGCGCGCGAGGTGAACGACGCCAAGCCACATCATGTGGTGAATCAAATCGTGGAACTGGCGCGGCAGTTTCAGTCGCCACGCATCGGCTGCCTGGGGCTGACGTACAAGGCGGATGTGGACGACTTACGGGAAAGCCCTTCGCTGGAGATTGTGCGCGAACTGATGGCGCGCAACGTGGGAGAAGTGCTGGCCTGCGATCCATATATCTCGTCGAGCCGGTTCAGCGAGTTTCCGCTGCACCCCCTGTCGGACGTGTTGGCGCGCAGCCAAGTGTTGGTGCTGCTCACCGACCATCGGCAGTTCCGCGATGTGCCGCGCCGCGTGCTGCAAGAGAAGGTGGTGGTCGACACGCGCGGCATCTGGCGATAG
- a CDS encoding AMP-binding protein, translating to MSPNTLAIRRSLNVADRLSQIAAQLPDAAAVLEPTPQVTEGRRQYRQFSFRQLDEDSSRVALALRQMGVKKGARLALMVRPSFDFISLVFALFKSGAVSVLIDPGMGRKHLLRCLDDVRPEGFVAISLAQAVRVLCGRRYAAARYNVTVGRRWFWKGPTLDDLRNQPISGKLPSTAPDDPAAIIFTSGSTGPPKGVLYSHANFDAQVDGIRDQYDLLPGGIDLACFPLFGLFNCAMGVTTVIPDMDASRPAQVDPRKIIAAIHDCGVTQSFASPAVWDRVSAYCVDQQIHFDTLRRVFSAGAPVSPAVLARIKSCMPAGGEAFTPYGATEALPISSIAAGRVLSETRSASERGAGACVGRRFAGVQWKVIRISDDPIESLEHIDELPTGQIGELIVNARQVTRAYVTRVEANAFAKITAGGEVWHRMGDVGYLDDEDRFWFCGRKSQRVVTATQTMFTEPCEAIFNTHPAVARSALVGVGPLGNQLAVMMIEPKRGAWPRGAAVQQLRGDLLALGQRHETTSSIEQVLFARSFPVDVRHNSKIGREKLALIAAKALTAKGVSR from the coding sequence ATGTCCCCAAACACGCTTGCCATCCGACGCTCGCTGAATGTCGCCGACCGGCTGTCACAGATTGCCGCGCAGTTGCCAGACGCCGCCGCGGTGCTTGAGCCCACGCCCCAAGTGACCGAGGGGCGCCGCCAGTATCGGCAGTTCTCCTTTCGGCAACTAGATGAAGACAGTAGCCGCGTGGCGTTGGCCCTGCGCCAAATGGGCGTCAAGAAGGGCGCCCGCCTCGCGCTCATGGTGCGCCCCAGCTTCGACTTCATTTCGCTGGTCTTCGCCCTGTTCAAGTCGGGCGCCGTCTCGGTGCTCATCGACCCGGGCATGGGACGCAAGCATCTATTGCGTTGTCTCGACGACGTTCGACCAGAAGGCTTCGTCGCCATCTCCCTGGCGCAGGCCGTGCGCGTGCTGTGCGGACGGCGCTATGCGGCGGCCCGTTACAACGTGACGGTCGGTCGCCGCTGGTTCTGGAAGGGCCCCACTCTCGACGACTTGCGCAATCAACCGATCAGCGGAAAGTTGCCATCCACCGCGCCAGACGATCCGGCCGCAATCATTTTCACCAGCGGCAGCACGGGGCCTCCCAAGGGGGTCTTGTATTCCCACGCCAATTTCGATGCCCAGGTCGATGGCATTCGCGACCAATACGATTTGCTCCCCGGAGGCATCGATCTGGCCTGCTTCCCCTTGTTCGGCCTGTTCAACTGCGCCATGGGAGTCACCACCGTGATTCCCGATATGGACGCCTCGCGCCCCGCCCAGGTCGACCCCCGAAAAATCATCGCCGCCATTCACGATTGCGGAGTCACCCAATCGTTCGCCTCACCCGCCGTCTGGGACCGTGTCAGCGCGTATTGCGTGGATCAGCAAATCCACTTCGACACGCTGCGCCGTGTCTTTTCCGCCGGCGCGCCGGTCTCGCCTGCCGTGCTGGCCCGCATCAAAAGCTGCATGCCGGCGGGCGGCGAGGCGTTCACCCCCTATGGCGCCACCGAAGCGCTGCCGATCAGTTCCATCGCCGCTGGCCGGGTGCTCAGCGAGACTCGTTCCGCTTCCGAGCGCGGCGCCGGCGCCTGCGTGGGGCGCCGATTTGCCGGCGTCCAATGGAAGGTGATTCGCATTAGCGACGACCCCATCGAGTCTCTGGAGCACATCGACGAGCTTCCCACCGGACAAATCGGAGAGTTGATCGTCAATGCGCGGCAGGTGACCCGCGCGTATGTGACCCGCGTCGAGGCCAACGCGTTCGCCAAGATCACCGCTGGTGGCGAGGTCTGGCATCGCATGGGCGACGTGGGTTATCTCGACGACGAAGACCGCTTTTGGTTTTGCGGCCGCAAGTCGCAGCGCGTCGTCACCGCCACGCAAACGATGTTCACCGAACCATGCGAAGCGATCTTCAATACCCATCCCGCCGTGGCGCGCAGCGCCCTGGTCGGCGTTGGCCCCCTGGGGAATCAACTTGCGGTGATGATGATCGAGCCCAAACGCGGCGCTTGGCCGCGCGGCGCCGCCGTCCAGCAGTTGCGCGGCGATTTGCTTGCGCTCGGTCAGCGGCATGAAACGACCAGCAGCATCGAACAGGTGTTATTCGCGCGCTCGTTTCCCGTCGATGTGCGCCACAACAGCAAGATCGGTCGAGAAAAACTCGCGCTGATCGCCGCCAAGGCGCTGACCGCCAAAGGCGTCTCGCGATGA
- a CDS encoding NAD-dependent epimerase/dehydratase family protein, translating into MRALVTGAGGFLGQYIVEQLLARGDQVRAFARGDYPVLAALGAQTLRGDLRDRAAAMDACRDVDVVFHAAGIAGIWGPWEQFYGVNTVGTRNIIAGCLAHGVPKLIYTSSPSVTFDGGDQCGVDESVPYPKHWLCHYAETKAMAEQEVLAANHRHRLATCALRPHLIWGPRDTQLIPRLIARAKAGQLRRVGAGDNKIDVIYVENAAAAHLAAASALMPGGPVAGKAYFISQGEPVTCWPWIDQLLDRAGLPPVSKSISAAAAWKVGHAMELTYRALGRQSEPRMTRFLAAQLSRSHYYNIAAARRDFGFAPAISTAEGLARTEYDLRRWTAGQ; encoded by the coding sequence ATGAGGGCGCTCGTCACTGGCGCGGGCGGCTTCTTGGGCCAGTACATTGTCGAGCAGTTGCTCGCGCGCGGCGATCAGGTGCGCGCCTTCGCCCGCGGCGACTATCCCGTGCTCGCTGCGCTCGGCGCGCAAACTCTTCGCGGCGACCTGCGCGACCGTGCCGCCGCGATGGACGCCTGCCGCGACGTCGACGTCGTCTTTCACGCCGCCGGCATCGCCGGTATCTGGGGACCGTGGGAGCAGTTTTACGGCGTCAACACCGTTGGCACGCGCAATATCATCGCGGGCTGTCTGGCGCATGGCGTGCCCAAGCTGATCTACACCAGCAGTCCCAGCGTCACGTTCGATGGCGGAGACCAGTGTGGAGTGGACGAAAGTGTTCCCTATCCCAAGCATTGGCTGTGCCACTACGCCGAGACCAAGGCCATGGCCGAGCAAGAAGTGCTCGCCGCCAACCATCGCCACCGCCTGGCCACCTGCGCGCTGCGTCCACACCTGATCTGGGGCCCGCGCGACACACAACTCATCCCCCGCTTAATCGCGCGCGCTAAGGCCGGACAATTGCGACGCGTGGGGGCCGGCGACAACAAGATCGACGTCATCTATGTCGAAAACGCCGCCGCCGCGCACTTGGCCGCCGCCAGCGCGCTGATGCCTGGCGGACCGGTCGCTGGCAAAGCCTACTTCATCTCGCAGGGAGAGCCGGTCACTTGCTGGCCCTGGATCGACCAACTTCTCGACCGCGCCGGCTTGCCACCGGTCAGCAAGAGCATTTCAGCCGCCGCCGCTTGGAAAGTTGGTCATGCGATGGAGTTGACCTACCGTGCGTTAGGACGACAATCCGAGCCCAGAATGACTCGGTTTCTGGCTGCGCAATTGTCGCGGTCGCATTACTACAACATCGCCGCCGCGCGGCGCGATTTTGGCTTTGCGCCGGCGATTTCCACGGCCGAAGGGTTGGCGCGTACCGAGTACGATCTGCGCCGTTGGACCGCTGGACAATAG
- the wecB gene encoding UDP-N-acetylglucosamine 2-epimerase (non-hydrolyzing): MSKLRALLIFGTRPEAIKMAPVVHECLRRGDALETIVCLTGQHREMLAQVTDYFGIAADLDLALMQPNQTLAELTGRCITGIDGAITRYQPHCIVAQGDTTTVMAASLAAFYRRVPFVHVEAGLRTGNLLAPFPEEMNRRVASIVTSLHCAPTQRSADNLLREGTAASAVHVTGNTVIDALLWAVERERAKTARWQDRYAMLGDRRMVLITGHRRENFGDGFQNICRAIAKLADQFPEVEFVYPVHLNPNVREPVFRILGDRKNIHLLEPLAYPEFVWLMDRSTVILTDSGGVQEEAPSLKKPILVMRETTERPEALDAGAVELVGTSLAAITEGVAKLLTDSTEYARRQIDVNPYGDGKAAGRIVDLMLKQGWQQ, from the coding sequence TTGAGCAAACTGCGAGCACTGCTAATTTTTGGCACGCGACCGGAGGCCATCAAAATGGCGCCGGTCGTGCATGAATGTCTGCGCCGTGGCGACGCATTGGAAACGATCGTCTGCTTGACCGGGCAGCACCGCGAGATGCTGGCGCAAGTGACCGATTATTTCGGCATCGCGGCCGATCTGGATTTGGCGCTGATGCAGCCCAACCAGACGCTCGCCGAATTGACCGGACGCTGCATCACGGGGATCGATGGCGCGATTACGCGCTACCAGCCGCATTGCATCGTGGCGCAAGGAGACACCACCACGGTGATGGCGGCCTCGCTGGCGGCGTTCTATCGCCGCGTGCCGTTTGTGCATGTGGAGGCGGGCCTGCGCACCGGCAATTTGCTGGCGCCGTTTCCCGAGGAGATGAATCGGCGGGTGGCGAGCATCGTTACTTCACTGCACTGCGCTCCCACGCAGCGCTCGGCGGACAATCTGCTGCGCGAAGGGACCGCTGCGAGCGCCGTGCATGTGACGGGCAACACGGTGATCGACGCTTTGCTCTGGGCAGTGGAACGCGAGCGAGCCAAGACGGCGCGCTGGCAAGACCGCTACGCGATGCTGGGCGATCGACGGATGGTGCTCATTACGGGGCATCGACGCGAGAACTTTGGCGACGGTTTTCAGAACATTTGCCGCGCGATTGCGAAGTTGGCCGACCAATTCCCCGAGGTCGAGTTTGTCTACCCGGTGCATTTGAACCCCAATGTGCGCGAGCCGGTGTTTCGCATCCTGGGGGACCGCAAGAATATTCACTTGCTCGAACCGCTGGCGTACCCCGAGTTCGTTTGGCTGATGGACCGCTCGACGGTGATCTTGACTGATTCGGGCGGAGTGCAAGAAGAAGCGCCGTCGCTCAAGAAGCCGATACTGGTCATGCGCGAAACGACTGAGCGTCCGGAGGCGCTCGACGCGGGGGCGGTGGAACTGGTGGGCACGTCGCTCGCGGCGATCACCGAGGGAGTGGCCAAGCTGCTCACCGACTCGACCGAATACGCGCGGCGGCAGATTGATGTGAATCCATACGGCGATGGCAAGGCCGCGGGGCGGATTGTCGATCTCATGTTGAAACAAGGTTGGCAACAATGA
- a CDS encoding class I SAM-dependent methyltransferase — MQLRLVTEDGEFPYDQADQECVPCNLCGRANYEIIDRADRNGLPVISVMCRYCGLMFVCPRMTAEWYAEYYRVEYRRQMAAFRGRKPQAADMSAMHHAQRRHGLAIARYLRSHGISQVGSALEIGSSAGGILCALRDELGAQVTGAEPSPTEAEFARARGVETHIDLFERLDLAPRQFDLIVCTQSFNHFLNPRLVAEKARQLLAPGGWFFLECQNFLHLCQYWGDRTRAIQIDHVYMFVPATLAEMVATSGFELHPGTLESDSDLSMRDRQQRRQMGLPCLHTRLLARPSVQAPRAVRPLYESVSAELADLHLSRTGSWLKRKWDGWQLRAAQYQLGQRRAA; from the coding sequence ATGCAACTCCGCTTAGTGACCGAGGACGGTGAGTTTCCCTACGACCAGGCCGATCAGGAATGCGTGCCGTGCAATCTGTGCGGTCGGGCGAACTACGAGATCATTGACCGCGCCGACCGGAATGGCCTACCGGTGATCTCGGTCATGTGCCGCTACTGCGGATTGATGTTCGTATGCCCGCGAATGACGGCCGAGTGGTACGCGGAATACTACCGGGTGGAATATCGACGGCAGATGGCGGCCTTTCGCGGGCGGAAACCGCAGGCGGCCGATATGTCGGCGATGCACCACGCGCAGCGCCGACACGGGTTGGCGATTGCCCGCTATTTGCGTTCGCATGGCATTAGCCAAGTAGGCTCGGCTCTGGAAATTGGTTCAAGCGCGGGGGGCATCTTGTGCGCATTGCGCGACGAGTTGGGCGCGCAAGTGACCGGCGCGGAGCCATCGCCCACCGAGGCGGAGTTTGCGCGTGCGCGGGGAGTGGAGACGCATATCGACCTGTTTGAACGATTGGATCTGGCACCGCGACAATTCGACCTGATTGTATGCACGCAGTCGTTCAATCATTTTTTGAATCCACGACTGGTGGCGGAGAAGGCCCGTCAATTGCTGGCGCCTGGGGGTTGGTTCTTTCTGGAATGCCAGAACTTTCTGCACTTGTGCCAATACTGGGGGGACCGGACGCGGGCGATTCAGATCGACCACGTGTATATGTTCGTGCCGGCAACGCTGGCGGAAATGGTGGCGACCTCGGGCTTTGAACTACACCCCGGCACGCTAGAAAGCGACAGCGACCTTTCGATGCGAGATCGGCAACAGCGCCGACAGATGGGGCTGCCGTGCCTGCATACGCGGCTCTTGGCGCGACCCAGCGTCCAAGCGCCGCGGGCGGTGCGGCCGTTGTACGAGAGCGTCAGCGCCGAATTGGCCGACCTGCACCTCTCGCGAACCGGCAGTTGGCTAAAGCGCAAATGGGATGGCTGGCAGCTTCGCGCGGCCCAATATCAACTTGGTCAGCGCCGCGCCGCGTGA
- the fhcD gene encoding formylmethanofuran--tetrahydromethanopterin N-formyltransferase, whose translation MPAQVDDTYAEAFKSLYAEVLITARDREWLDHAVAAATGNASSTIRCDCEAGIDRYVGPGGDGSLATPDGRPGAVVQFHVPRFRKDRVEALERALLTRISQNVLTCPTAACFNLLDTDPYYKLGRKIAFFGDGYQTRDTRHGRRVWVIPILGGEFILDRRFGYADGLMGGNLWFMGESIDAALEAAVRGTRAVTQSPGVVMPFPGGIAASGSKAGSRYSFSIASTYEKFCPTLRDQLGDASGVPDGVASIMEIIINGRNLQAIVDATQAAIRASVDTPGLLRISAGNYGGRLGKSFVYLDPAKQPAS comes from the coding sequence ATGCCCGCCCAGGTCGACGACACATATGCCGAGGCGTTCAAGAGCTTATACGCCGAGGTGCTAATCACCGCGCGCGATCGCGAATGGCTCGATCATGCGGTGGCGGCGGCGACCGGCAACGCCTCGAGCACCATTCGCTGCGACTGCGAGGCGGGAATCGACCGCTATGTTGGACCGGGTGGTGATGGCTCGCTGGCCACACCCGACGGCCGACCTGGGGCGGTGGTGCAATTTCATGTGCCTCGCTTTCGCAAGGATCGCGTGGAGGCGTTGGAGCGGGCGCTGTTGACCCGCATCAGCCAAAACGTGCTGACCTGCCCCACCGCGGCGTGCTTCAACCTGCTCGACACCGACCCGTACTACAAATTGGGGCGCAAGATCGCCTTTTTTGGCGACGGCTACCAGACTCGCGACACGCGCCACGGCCGGCGCGTGTGGGTGATTCCGATCTTGGGGGGTGAGTTCATTCTCGATCGCCGATTTGGCTATGCGGACGGGCTGATGGGGGGCAACCTGTGGTTCATGGGGGAATCAATCGACGCGGCCCTTGAGGCCGCCGTGCGGGGGACGCGAGCGGTAACGCAATCGCCGGGAGTGGTGATGCCGTTTCCGGGGGGTATCGCGGCCAGCGGATCGAAGGCGGGCAGCCGCTATTCGTTTTCGATCGCGAGCACCTACGAAAAGTTTTGCCCCACGCTGCGCGATCAACTGGGAGACGCGTCGGGCGTGCCGGACGGGGTGGCGTCGATCATGGAGATCATCATCAACGGCCGCAACCTACAGGCGATTGTCGACGCCACGCAGGCGGCTATTCGAGCCTCGGTGGATACACCGGGACTACTCAGAATCTCGGCCGGCAACTACGGCGGCCGGCTGGGCAAGAGTTTTGTGTATCTCGACCCCGCTAAACAACCCGCGAGCTGA
- a CDS encoding RimK family alpha-L-glutamate ligase produces MRIAVLGSAESWYLEDLRRAAAQQHEIVPALWREVAAAVEAGQTRVWAGRVALDQFDAVLVRTMPAASLEQIVFRMDALASLYAGGVPVINSPKAVETAIDKYLTLARVQAAGLPVPRTIVCQSADDALSAFEQLGGDVVVKPLFGSEGRGLTHLYDRGLAERVFQLFAQQGAVLYVQQFLRHPGHDFRVLVIGQRLLAMRRASAGDWRTNVSRGGVATACELTAQMAHLARQSAAAVGASIAGVDLLPDDQGRLHVLEVNAVPGWKGLARALQVDVARIVIEHVAQLVQEARQA; encoded by the coding sequence ATGCGCATCGCGGTGCTCGGCTCGGCCGAAAGCTGGTATCTCGAAGACCTGCGCCGCGCTGCCGCGCAGCAACACGAAATTGTCCCCGCACTCTGGCGTGAGGTGGCCGCCGCCGTCGAGGCGGGGCAAACCCGTGTCTGGGCGGGCCGCGTCGCGCTCGACCAGTTCGACGCCGTATTGGTCCGCACCATGCCGGCCGCCTCGTTGGAGCAGATCGTCTTTCGCATGGATGCGCTCGCGAGCCTCTATGCCGGCGGCGTACCGGTAATCAATTCGCCCAAGGCGGTCGAGACCGCCATCGACAAGTATTTGACTCTGGCGCGCGTCCAGGCGGCTGGTCTGCCTGTTCCCCGCACCATCGTCTGTCAATCGGCAGACGATGCCTTGTCAGCCTTCGAGCAATTGGGCGGCGATGTCGTCGTCAAGCCGCTATTTGGCTCCGAAGGACGCGGCCTGACCCACCTGTATGACCGTGGATTGGCCGAACGCGTGTTTCAGCTTTTCGCGCAGCAAGGCGCCGTGTTGTACGTTCAACAGTTTCTGCGGCATCCCGGCCACGATTTTCGCGTACTGGTTATCGGCCAGCGTTTGCTGGCCATGCGCCGCGCCAGCGCCGGCGACTGGCGCACCAACGTCAGCCGCGGCGGCGTGGCGACCGCCTGCGAGCTAACCGCACAAATGGCCCACTTGGCCCGGCAATCGGCCGCGGCCGTCGGCGCCAGCATTGCAGGCGTCGATCTCCTCCCCGACGACCAAGGGCGACTGCATGTGCTAGAGGTCAATGCCGTGCCCGGCTGGAAAGGACTTGCCCGCGCCCTCCAGGTCGATGTCGCTCGCATCGTCATCGAGCATGTTGCCCAACTTGTTCAGGAAGCGCGGCAGGCATAA
- a CDS encoding bi-domain-containing oxidoreductase, with amino-acid sequence MKQVVQNLRSGELELVDVPAPRASAGHLLIQTRASLISAGTERSVVEFGQANLAAKARQNPERVRQVLERIKTEGLLPTLELVFAKLDEPMPLGYCNAGVVLDVGAGVTDWQIGDRVASNGRHAEIVNKPINLCAKIPVGVTDEQATFAVLGSIGLQGVRLIQPTLGERVAVFGLGLIGLVAVQILAASGAQVLGIDVDPARLELARQFGATPVNVGAGADPVAAGMAFSQGHGVDAVLITASAKNDSIVSQAARMSRKRGRIVLVGVVNLELNRADFYEKELSFQVSCSYGPGRYDPAYEDQGIDYPLPFVRWTEQRNMQAILEMVEAGRLDVTTLITSRVPHAESKRAYDLLANDRAQLGILLEYPDAAPRLEQTVDTDFSRNGAPAKSRSSAAAGRAAVGIIGAGLFTKLHLLPQLSKTGARLVNIASRQGLSARLAAGKFHVEKSTTDYRTILDDSQINAVCITTQHDTHVRFAVEALQAGKHVFLEKPAAIDREGLAELRETFEAISGLQLVIGFNRRFSSYAETMKRLLAPRTQPLCANMVVNAGYIPRSHWAHDPVAGGGRIIGEGCHFVDLLRFVVDRPIVAVQAMMLGPSAGLEVRDDKMSISLMFADGSVGNVHYFANGHKSLSKERLEVFCEGRVLALDNFRSLQGYGWPNFKRQRSWLKQDKGREQEMRGFIERVSQGGPPLMPPDHIWNVTEATFAAMESATTGSGLVKLGGLGTPRETEIASPALA; translated from the coding sequence GTGAAGCAAGTCGTTCAAAATCTGCGGTCCGGCGAGCTGGAGCTAGTCGATGTGCCGGCGCCGAGGGCGTCGGCCGGACACCTGCTCATTCAAACGCGCGCTAGCCTGATTTCTGCGGGCACCGAGCGCAGCGTGGTCGAATTTGGTCAGGCGAATCTGGCAGCGAAAGCGCGCCAGAACCCCGAGCGGGTGCGGCAGGTGCTGGAGCGGATCAAGACCGAGGGGCTATTGCCGACCTTGGAACTTGTTTTTGCCAAGCTCGACGAGCCGATGCCGCTGGGCTATTGCAACGCGGGCGTGGTGCTCGACGTTGGCGCCGGCGTGACCGATTGGCAAATCGGCGACCGCGTGGCCAGCAATGGTCGGCATGCGGAGATCGTCAACAAGCCGATCAATTTATGCGCCAAGATCCCGGTGGGCGTGACCGACGAGCAAGCGACATTCGCGGTGCTGGGCTCCATTGGCCTGCAGGGCGTTCGACTGATTCAGCCGACGCTGGGCGAGCGCGTGGCTGTGTTCGGCCTGGGACTCATCGGCCTGGTGGCGGTGCAAATCCTGGCGGCATCTGGCGCGCAAGTGCTGGGCATCGATGTTGACCCCGCGCGATTGGAGCTTGCCCGGCAGTTTGGGGCGACACCCGTGAATGTGGGGGCTGGCGCCGACCCGGTGGCGGCGGGAATGGCGTTCTCGCAGGGGCACGGCGTGGACGCGGTGCTGATCACGGCCAGCGCCAAGAACGACTCGATCGTTAGCCAGGCGGCGCGCATGTCGCGCAAGCGGGGACGCATCGTGCTGGTGGGGGTGGTGAATCTGGAATTGAATCGGGCTGATTTTTACGAGAAGGAACTGAGTTTTCAGGTTTCTTGCTCGTATGGGCCTGGCCGCTACGACCCGGCCTACGAGGATCAAGGCATTGATTATCCGTTGCCGTTCGTCCGCTGGACCGAGCAGCGGAACATGCAGGCCATTTTGGAGATGGTCGAGGCCGGCCGGCTGGACGTGACGACGCTGATCACCAGCCGGGTGCCGCATGCCGAGAGCAAGCGGGCCTACGATCTGTTGGCGAACGACCGTGCGCAGTTGGGCATCTTGTTGGAATATCCCGATGCCGCGCCACGGCTAGAGCAAACTGTCGACACGGACTTTTCGCGCAACGGCGCGCCGGCGAAATCGCGATCATCGGCCGCCGCGGGCCGCGCGGCGGTGGGGATCATTGGGGCAGGACTGTTCACTAAGTTGCATTTGCTGCCGCAACTGAGCAAGACCGGCGCGCGCCTGGTGAACATCGCGAGTCGACAGGGGCTATCGGCGCGGTTGGCGGCGGGCAAGTTTCATGTCGAAAAGAGCACCACCGACTATCGAACCATTCTGGACGATTCGCAGATCAACGCGGTGTGCATCACCACGCAGCACGACACGCATGTGCGGTTTGCCGTTGAAGCGCTGCAGGCGGGCAAGCATGTGTTTTTGGAAAAGCCGGCCGCGATTGATCGCGAAGGCTTGGCGGAACTGCGCGAGACCTTTGAAGCGATCAGCGGCCTGCAACTGGTGATTGGATTCAATCGCCGGTTTTCTTCGTACGCGGAGACCATGAAGCGGTTACTGGCGCCGCGCACGCAACCACTGTGCGCCAACATGGTGGTGAACGCGGGGTATATTCCGCGTTCGCATTGGGCGCACGACCCGGTGGCCGGCGGGGGACGGATCATTGGCGAGGGGTGCCACTTTGTGGACTTACTGCGGTTTGTGGTCGACCGGCCGATCGTCGCCGTGCAAGCGATGATGCTGGGGCCCTCGGCGGGACTGGAAGTTCGCGACGACAAGATGAGCATCAGCTTGATGTTCGCCGATGGATCAGTGGGCAACGTGCACTACTTTGCCAATGGGCACAAGTCGCTCTCCAAGGAGCGTTTGGAAGTGTTCTGCGAAGGGCGGGTGCTGGCGCTGGACAACTTCCGTTCGCTGCAAGGTTACGGTTGGCCCAACTTCAAGCGTCAGCGTTCTTGGCTCAAACAGGACAAAGGGCGCGAGCAAGAAATGCGTGGCTTCATCGAGCGCGTGTCGCAGGGGGGCCCGCCATTGATGCCACCGGATCATATCTGGAACGTGACCGAGGCGACGTTCGCGGCCATGGAATCGGCGACAACTGGGAGCGGACTGGTCAAGCTAGGCGGCTTGGGCACGCCGCGTGAAACTGAAATAGCCAGCCCCGCGCTGGCGTGA